In the Quercus lobata isolate SW786 chromosome 5, ValleyOak3.0 Primary Assembly, whole genome shotgun sequence genome, one interval contains:
- the LOC115992730 gene encoding uncharacterized protein LOC115992730 gives MATLLADKLFSDGKLVPLQLSSVKPQVNDATIFEIRSPKSPKTRRRPEISSTGLYLFSPKAPRCSSCWKDLGLKKLYHNSNPKPDPDQWGGLLVWCLIGGRGGKRAHCINQLEAKIANFLGGEGAVTNVKHRLHQLMLSIRTVSLPTTPSNSESDEEAGMKTMVKIESCDEKGYSIVNINCKDRPRLMFEKQWWRDPDTRTLIPFP, from the exons ATGGCCACACTCCTCGCTGACAAGCTCTTCTCCGACGGAAAGCTTGTTCCACTACAGCTCTCGTCGGTCAAACCTCAAGTCAATGACGCCACCATTTTCGAGATCAGGTCACCGAAGTCTCCAAAAACCCGCCGGAGACCCGAGATCTCCAGCACCGGCCTGTACCTCTTCTCTCCCAAAGCTCCGAGATGTTCTAGTTGTTGGAAAGACCTCGGCCTCAAAAAACTCTACCACAACTCAAACCCCAAACCCGACCCAGACCAGTGGGGTGGATTGTTGGTTTGGTGTCTAATCGGTGGTAGGGGTGGTAAGCGTGCACACTGTATCAACCAACTAGAAGCTAAGATTGCAAATTTTCTTGGAGGAGAAGGCGCCGTGACAAATGTCAAACATCGCTTGCATCAGCTCATGCTCTCGATTAGGACCGTGAGCTTGCCAACGACACCATCAAATTCAGAAAGTGATGAGGAGGCCGGGATGAAGACAATGGTGAAGATTGAGAGTTGTGACGAAAAGGGTTATTCCATTGTGAACATAAATTGCAAGGATCGACCAAGACTCATGTTTGAG aaacaatGGTGGAGAGATCCGGACACAAGGACGCTAATTCCTTTCCCTTGA